A portion of the Calothrix sp. 336/3 genome contains these proteins:
- the cax gene encoding calcium/proton exchanger, with protein MKYQKLIPFILLPFVPLAIAADYLHWGDTAIFITSAIAIIPVSIWLSTAVEKVAVFTGAVVGGLVTALFANATELIIALTALRQGLVDIVEASITGSVLGALLLLLGLGMFTGGLRYKEQTFKPIVARVNGSFMTLAAIALGLPTTVIATSNIVDEIAIRDISVIVSTILIAVYGLTLVFSLGTHSYLYEVGLSDAEEDGETTKSSTTLWLWITVLLVSTVAIAILSDLFVSVIEPETTRLGLTPLFTGVILIPLLSDVAGYVTVIRLSMKNKMDLAVSSVTGDSLLVASFVAPILVLVGQFIGQPITLNFNPFEVIAIAIAVTVANLISFGGRSNWLDGILLIATYMILGVAFYYHPA; from the coding sequence ATGAAATATCAAAAACTAATTCCGTTTATTCTCTTACCTTTCGTTCCCCTTGCGATCGCTGCTGATTATCTTCACTGGGGTGATACCGCAATTTTCATCACCTCTGCGATCGCCATCATTCCTGTTTCCATCTGGTTAAGTACCGCAGTCGAGAAAGTCGCAGTTTTTACAGGTGCGGTAGTTGGGGGTTTGGTGACTGCATTATTTGCCAATGCAACGGAATTAATTATCGCTCTGACTGCACTCCGTCAGGGTTTGGTGGATATTGTGGAAGCAAGTATTACCGGAAGTGTATTAGGTGCTTTACTACTGCTCCTTGGTTTGGGAATGTTTACGGGTGGTTTACGCTACAAGGAACAGACTTTTAAACCCATTGTTGCGAGGGTAAATGGTTCCTTTATGACTTTAGCTGCGATCGCCCTCGGTTTACCTACCACTGTGATTGCAACATCAAATATTGTTGATGAGATTGCAATTCGAGATATCTCTGTAATTGTCTCAACAATTCTGATTGCTGTTTACGGATTGACTTTAGTATTTTCCCTCGGTACTCACAGCTATTTGTACGAGGTGGGATTGAGTGATGCAGAGGAAGACGGAGAAACTACGAAATCATCAACCACACTCTGGTTATGGATTACTGTCTTGCTAGTTTCTACGGTAGCGATCGCCATTCTCTCTGATTTATTTGTGAGTGTAATTGAACCAGAAACTACTAGGTTAGGATTAACACCTCTGTTTACTGGTGTCATTCTCATCCCCTTACTCAGTGATGTTGCGGGATATGTCACCGTAATTCGCCTTTCCATGAAAAATAAAATGGACTTGGCTGTATCTTCTGTAACTGGTGATAGTTTATTAGTCGCTTCCTTTGTTGCCCCAATCTTAGTACTAGTTGGTCAATTTATCGGACAACCCATCACCCTCAACTTTAATCCCTTTGAAGTAATTGCCATCGCGATCGCCGTCACTGTTGCCAATTTAATCAGTTTTGGCGGACGTTCCAATTGGCTGGACGGTATCCTGTTAATTGCTACCTACATGATTTTGGGAGTAGCCTTTTACTACCATCCAGCTTAG
- a CDS encoding FHA domain-containing protein, producing MAVAATNENHILIVEDDQGRKEIPLDRPVYSIGRDRDCDIRLVSHFVSRRHATLVRLPRDHSSFYYRIVDGDAKGKVSSNGLVINGRRMPAHDLKNEDEIIFGPQVRAIYYLLQGETVPPGQTDMSEYDITLINPGMNENEED from the coding sequence ATGGCAGTAGCAGCAACGAATGAAAACCATATTCTCATTGTCGAAGATGATCAAGGGCGAAAGGAAATTCCCCTAGATCGTCCTGTGTATTCTATCGGGCGCGATCGCGATTGTGATATTCGCTTAGTATCGCATTTTGTTTCCCGCCGCCATGCCACCTTGGTTAGACTACCAAGAGATCACAGCAGTTTTTATTACCGGATTGTCGATGGTGACGCTAAAGGGAAGGTGAGTTCTAACGGTTTAGTGATCAATGGTCGCAGAATGCCGGCTCATGATCTTAAGAATGAGGACGAAATTATTTTTGGTCCCCAAGTCCGTGCTATTTACTATTTACTCCAGGGAGAAACCGTACCACCTGGACAAACTGATATGAGTGAGTATGATATTACCCTAATAAATCCGGGAATGAATGAAAATGAAGAAGACTAG
- a CDS encoding DUF2358 domain-containing protein, with protein sequence MKVQGISKIIEVLQEELPNLFTQDISYDIYSPDISFRDPVNKFRGKFSYRIIFWTLRFHGKLFFTQIFFDLHRVTQSEENTILAEWTVRGKLRVPWEANIYFEGYSTYKLNIDGLIYEHIDTWDRQPGEILRQFFPQR encoded by the coding sequence GTGAAAGTTCAGGGAATCTCAAAAATCATCGAAGTACTTCAAGAAGAGTTGCCAAATTTATTTACCCAGGATATTTCCTATGATATTTACTCTCCAGATATTTCTTTTCGTGACCCAGTAAATAAGTTTCGGGGCAAATTCAGTTATAGAATTATATTTTGGACTTTGCGTTTCCATGGCAAGTTGTTTTTTACTCAGATATTTTTTGACTTACATCGTGTGACTCAATCTGAGGAAAACACCATTCTAGCAGAGTGGACTGTTAGGGGAAAATTACGGGTTCCTTGGGAAGCAAATATTTATTTTGAAGGATATTCCACCTATAAGCTGAATATAGATGGTTTAATATACGAGCATATTGATACTTGGGATCGTCAACCCGGAGAGATTTTGCGGCAATTTTTTCCCCAAAGATAA
- a CDS encoding cation-translocating P-type ATPase — translation MELVSKTNLASEPTPDVEKLILDVGGMKCAGCVKAVERRLTQFPEVKNVCVNLATEVAVVELVSGTIPAELLAEELTKVGFPTQARTTDSHVAGSTNQLQDATERQNQEMQVAKRQLIVAIALLTLSIIGHFGSFTYAIFPAIHGIWFHFALATVALLFPGREIFRDGWQGVRHNAPNMNTLVGLGMLTAYTASLVALIFPSLGWECFFDEPVMMLGFILLGRTLEKQARGKAASAFRQLLALKPQTAKLIPKLGVTSSDVVEIPAEQVRVGEWLQVLPGEKIPVDGAVVVGQTTVDESMLTGEAIPVFKQVGDIVTAGTINQSGAIAMEATRIGKDTTLAQIVTLVETAQTRKAPVQKLADTVAGYFTYGVLTAALLTFVFWYFLGTHIWHDLPSSGQMFMSHLGHGESHSHIYHTASDSNSSLLFSLKLAIAVMVVACPCALGLATPTAILVGTAMSAEQGLLIKGGDVLEKVHQLNTVIFDKTGTLTTGNPTVTDCLTWGDTDKESLIAWAAAVERGTCHPIANAIQQAALEAKITIPPAQDFITEPGLGVSGVIDGQMIVIGNWQWLQWHGVTIPGEFQQQAQELIAQGKTVVALAVETDIVGCIAVQDTLRTDAKSTISELQAMGLRVMLLSGDTKFAAEAIAKQLGLSPTDVMAEVPPSKKAAIIQTLQSETPVSIVAMVGDGINDAPALSQADVGIALQAGTDVAMETADIVLMRNRLKDVVTSIRFSRATFGKIRQNLFWAFAYNTLGIPLAAGVLLPSFGFVLTPTGAAALMAFSSVSVVTNSVLLRWLVSKS, via the coding sequence ATGGAACTTGTGTCGAAAACTAATCTTGCTTCAGAACCGACTCCAGATGTGGAAAAGCTCATTTTGGATGTGGGGGGAATGAAGTGTGCTGGATGCGTGAAAGCAGTGGAAAGACGGCTAACACAATTTCCGGAAGTCAAAAATGTCTGTGTAAATCTCGCAACGGAAGTTGCGGTGGTGGAATTAGTTTCAGGTACTATACCCGCAGAGTTGCTGGCTGAAGAATTAACAAAAGTTGGATTTCCGACTCAGGCTAGAACTACGGATAGTCATGTAGCAGGTAGTACAAATCAGCTACAAGATGCAACGGAAAGGCAAAATCAGGAAATGCAGGTTGCCAAAAGACAATTAATTGTGGCGATCGCCCTCCTCACCCTCTCTATAATTGGGCATTTCGGCAGTTTTACCTATGCAATTTTCCCCGCTATCCATGGGATTTGGTTCCATTTTGCTCTTGCCACGGTAGCTTTATTATTTCCAGGGCGGGAAATTTTTCGGGATGGATGGCAAGGTGTACGCCACAATGCACCCAATATGAATACCCTTGTTGGGTTAGGAATGTTAACAGCTTACACCGCTAGTTTGGTGGCTCTAATATTTCCGAGCTTGGGTTGGGAATGTTTTTTTGATGAACCGGTGATGATGTTAGGTTTTATTCTCTTGGGTAGAACTTTAGAAAAACAAGCTAGGGGCAAAGCTGCGTCAGCTTTTCGGCAATTACTCGCTCTCAAACCCCAGACAGCCAAATTAATCCCCAAATTAGGAGTCACATCTAGTGATGTGGTAGAAATTCCCGCAGAGCAGGTGCGGGTAGGAGAATGGCTACAAGTGTTACCAGGAGAGAAAATCCCCGTGGATGGTGCAGTAGTCGTGGGGCAAACCACCGTGGATGAATCGATGTTAACAGGGGAAGCCATACCTGTATTCAAACAGGTGGGTGATATCGTCACCGCAGGAACCATCAATCAGTCGGGGGCGATCGCCATGGAAGCGACACGTATCGGTAAGGATACTACCTTGGCGCAAATTGTCACCCTGGTGGAAACTGCCCAAACTCGTAAAGCTCCTGTACAGAAGTTAGCAGATACCGTCGCCGGCTATTTTACCTATGGAGTGTTAACTGCTGCCCTGTTAACATTTGTATTTTGGTATTTTCTGGGCACTCATATTTGGCATGATTTACCCAGTTCTGGACAAATGTTCATGTCTCATCTGGGGCATGGAGAAAGCCATAGTCATATTTATCACACAGCTTCAGATAGTAATTCATCCCTGTTATTTAGCTTAAAATTAGCGATCGCTGTCATGGTGGTTGCCTGCCCCTGTGCCCTGGGATTAGCTACACCCACGGCAATTCTTGTCGGTACGGCAATGAGTGCAGAACAGGGTTTATTAATTAAGGGTGGTGATGTTCTGGAAAAAGTTCATCAATTAAATACGGTGATTTTTGATAAAACAGGCACTCTCACTACTGGTAATCCTACAGTCACAGACTGCCTTACCTGGGGCGACACAGACAAAGAAAGCTTAATTGCTTGGGCAGCAGCAGTCGAAAGGGGTACTTGTCACCCGATTGCTAATGCCATTCAGCAAGCCGCCCTAGAGGCAAAAATCACCATTCCCCCAGCCCAGGATTTTATCACAGAACCGGGTTTAGGCGTTTCCGGAGTCATTGATGGACAGATGATTGTCATTGGGAATTGGCAATGGTTGCAGTGGCACGGAGTGACAATTCCCGGAGAATTTCAGCAGCAAGCACAGGAATTAATTGCCCAGGGAAAAACCGTTGTTGCTTTGGCAGTCGAAACTGACATCGTTGGCTGTATTGCCGTGCAAGATACTCTCAGAACAGATGCCAAATCCACCATCTCAGAATTACAAGCCATGGGTTTGCGGGTAATGTTACTCAGTGGCGATACTAAATTTGCAGCAGAGGCGATCGCCAAGCAATTGGGACTCTCACCTACCGATGTCATGGCAGAAGTACCCCCCAGCAAAAAAGCTGCAATTATTCAAACTCTGCAATCAGAAACTCCAGTATCAATTGTGGCGATGGTTGGAGATGGAATTAATGATGCCCCAGCCCTTTCTCAGGCTGATGTTGGTATTGCTTTGCAGGCAGGTACTGATGTAGCTATGGAGACAGCCGACATCGTATTAATGCGGAATCGGTTAAAAGATGTAGTCACATCAATCAGATTTAGTCGGGCAACCTTCGGGAAAATTCGCCAAAACTTATTTTGGGCTTTTGCCTATAATACATTAGGAATTCCCTTGGCAGCTGGTGTTTTATTACCTAGTTTTGGGTTCGTACTTACCCCTACAGGAGCAGCTGCACTCATGGCTTTTAGTTCAGTGAGTGTTGTCACTAATTCAGTCTTACTCAGGTGGTTAGTGAGCAAGTCTTAA
- a CDS encoding S8 family serine peptidase: MQSHGIVAANMGNGSTSNGMPSLTMDSSGWQHQMPNPDMNASQSEAQVQKVLVELRLPQHQGVSGVSQIASAINFTSFQMDTSYEPIPVTPSSRQALLASNENTILVRGVIEEDRISELEAQPNVIKVYKDTPIAPFDTSALLEKTEKDQVTPMEGTGNCPIGTCDCSPTTPKGTMVDVAKYLGVDQIWAAGFKGDGIVVGIVDGGITAEGRNVGPMETIRRIPNVIGGPASDWGTTARAWGEHGNMCATDVLGMAPNAKLYDCRISNGDSISNALRVFEWAIKQHQTDGTPHILSNSWGVYQKNWDEFYATNPDHPFTRKVVEAINEGILMLFAAGNCGASCPAGRCGEDKGPGKSIWGANGHPLVMTVGAVNKDEEFVGYSSQGPAALDPNKPDFCSITHFRGYFGSDNGTSAATPIAAGAIALLKQAKPSLTQEEVKQVLKNTAKNIGEPGFDQHSGAGIIQMKAAFDKLLPQQPQWSEWESLGGICFSSATASTWGKNRLDTFTLGGDSAIYHKSWSGDMWGEWENLGGFSLTAPTAISRSVNQIDVFSIGQQRQLLRKSFNGSSWGEWEDLGGFCKQGIAVSSWGENRLDVFSVGSDNAVWQKSWDGSTWSQWVSLGGKSLSAPAAVSWGENRIDLFVRGGDHAIYSKSFDGKSWSSNWESLGGLWLYSPAVTSWGANRLDVFAIATDNALYRKSWDSSTWSSWENLGGACVSSPAATSWGLNRIDTFVVGADNALYHKWFG, from the coding sequence ATGCAAAGTCACGGGATTGTAGCTGCCAATATGGGCAACGGAAGTACCAGCAACGGGATGCCATCCCTAACCATGGACTCATCCGGTTGGCAACACCAAATGCCGAACCCAGACATGAACGCCAGTCAGTCTGAGGCACAAGTGCAGAAAGTGTTAGTTGAGCTACGTTTACCCCAACATCAGGGTGTATCAGGTGTATCACAAATAGCATCGGCAATAAATTTTACTAGTTTCCAAATGGATACTAGCTATGAGCCGATACCAGTAACCCCTAGCAGTAGACAAGCTTTACTTGCGAGCAATGAGAACACGATTCTCGTGCGGGGGGTAATAGAAGAAGACAGAATTTCCGAACTGGAAGCGCAGCCAAATGTCATCAAAGTCTACAAAGACACTCCCATTGCTCCCTTTGATACATCAGCGTTGCTGGAAAAAACAGAAAAAGACCAAGTTACGCCCATGGAAGGCACGGGAAACTGTCCTATTGGCACTTGTGACTGTTCTCCAACAACGCCAAAGGGCACCATGGTAGATGTAGCCAAGTACCTAGGTGTAGACCAAATCTGGGCAGCAGGCTTTAAGGGAGACGGTATCGTTGTTGGTATCGTTGACGGTGGTATTACTGCCGAAGGACGTAATGTCGGACCGATGGAAACAATCCGGCGCATTCCCAACGTAATTGGGGGACCTGCGAGTGATTGGGGAACCACCGCCCGCGCTTGGGGTGAACACGGTAATATGTGTGCCACCGATGTCCTAGGTATGGCTCCCAATGCCAAGCTCTATGACTGCCGGATTTCTAATGGTGATTCCATTTCTAATGCTCTGAGAGTGTTTGAGTGGGCGATTAAACAACACCAAACCGATGGTACACCTCACATTCTCAGCAATAGCTGGGGTGTCTACCAAAAAAATTGGGATGAATTTTATGCCACCAATCCCGACCATCCCTTCACCCGCAAGGTAGTAGAAGCCATCAATGAAGGGATTCTGATGCTGTTCGCTGCGGGTAACTGTGGTGCTTCCTGTCCAGCAGGTAGATGTGGTGAGGATAAGGGTCCTGGTAAGAGTATCTGGGGTGCTAATGGTCATCCTTTAGTGATGACGGTTGGTGCTGTGAATAAAGATGAGGAATTCGTCGGTTACAGCAGTCAAGGACCAGCAGCGTTAGACCCCAACAAACCAGATTTCTGCTCCATTACCCACTTCCGGGGTTATTTCGGGAGTGATAACGGCACTTCTGCGGCAACTCCCATTGCTGCGGGGGCGATCGCCCTTCTCAAACAGGCAAAACCCAGTCTTACCCAGGAAGAAGTCAAGCAGGTTCTGAAAAATACAGCCAAAAACATTGGTGAACCTGGTTTCGACCAACATTCGGGTGCTGGCATCATCCAGATGAAAGCCGCTTTTGACAAACTGCTACCCCAACAACCCCAATGGTCAGAATGGGAAAGTCTTGGTGGCATTTGTTTCTCCTCGGCTACGGCAAGTACTTGGGGTAAAAACCGCTTAGATACTTTTACCTTGGGTGGAGATAGTGCCATCTACCACAAATCCTGGAGTGGTGATATGTGGGGTGAGTGGGAAAACCTCGGTGGTTTCAGCTTAACTGCACCCACAGCCATTAGTCGCAGTGTGAACCAAATAGATGTGTTCTCCATTGGGCAACAACGGCAATTGCTCCGTAAATCTTTCAATGGCTCTAGTTGGGGTGAATGGGAAGATTTAGGCGGCTTTTGTAAACAGGGTATTGCTGTTTCCAGCTGGGGTGAGAACCGTTTAGATGTCTTCAGTGTTGGCTCAGATAACGCTGTTTGGCAAAAGTCTTGGGATGGTTCCACCTGGAGTCAGTGGGTAAGTTTAGGGGGTAAGAGTTTATCCGCTCCCGCAGCAGTTTCCTGGGGCGAGAATCGCATCGACCTCTTTGTACGAGGTGGTGATCATGCCATCTATAGCAAATCTTTTGACGGTAAATCCTGGAGTAGTAACTGGGAAAGTTTAGGTGGTTTATGGCTATATTCTCCGGCTGTTACCAGTTGGGGAGCCAATCGCCTAGATGTGTTCGCGATCGCTACAGATAACGCCCTTTACCGTAAGTCTTGGGATAGTTCAACTTGGAGTAGCTGGGAAAACCTTGGTGGTGCTTGTGTTTCCTCTCCTGCGGCTACTTCTTGGGGACTAAACCGAATCGATACCTTTGTGGTTGGTGCAGATAACGCTCTCTACCACAAATGGTTTGGCTAA
- a CDS encoding CPBP family intramembrane glutamic endopeptidase, whose amino-acid sequence MTIKRLLTILLTLVAILYYGQALYESWQKPQIQSRLELYQTDILLQAQEWQPEGNDAENSQQNWRSLKTSLLGTKPLVSATKQYQDVRDSAEKTLEKLNQQAPVDSQQMKQSVQEVDNLITELDLRLGVLQAEQKQTEVAVNTWKRLQARIPRGNPGETGETAAALAGMWSNPPSLLPNAQPLIQKNLEGWFRLTALERLYELQQRSEAVSEVVAQQQEAGEQAVVKLAIVATLPGITGLLGLGLLIFVLGQRLIKGKNSLLAQNEDIPWQTPWDGETTLQVYIFGFFFIGQILVGQFVMPILVSILPFPRPITDVRIQAFFVFLSYLIVASGAIAVLFATIKPYFPLSPDWFRFQLRSRWFLWGLGGYCAALPIVVIISLVNQKFWQGQGGSNPLLQLVLSSHSNIALFLFFFTAAIAAPVFEEFLFRGFLLPSLTRYMSVWGAILISSLVFAVAHLSLSEILPLFALGVVLGVVYTRSRNLLASMLLHSLWNSGTLLSLFVLGSSNQ is encoded by the coding sequence ATGACAATCAAGCGCTTGTTGACAATTTTGCTGACTTTAGTGGCTATCTTGTATTATGGTCAGGCTTTATATGAGAGTTGGCAAAAACCCCAAATTCAAAGCCGATTGGAACTCTACCAAACGGATATCCTGTTACAAGCGCAGGAGTGGCAACCAGAGGGAAATGATGCTGAAAATAGTCAACAAAATTGGCGATCGCTAAAAACCAGCCTGCTAGGGACAAAACCTCTAGTGAGTGCAACAAAGCAATATCAAGATGTGCGTGACTCGGCAGAAAAAACCCTGGAAAAGCTGAATCAGCAAGCTCCTGTTGATTCTCAGCAAATGAAACAGTCAGTACAGGAAGTTGATAATCTCATCACGGAATTAGATTTACGTTTGGGGGTTTTGCAAGCAGAGCAAAAGCAGACAGAAGTAGCAGTCAATACTTGGAAGCGTTTACAAGCAAGAATCCCCAGGGGAAATCCGGGAGAAACCGGAGAAACCGCAGCAGCATTAGCGGGAATGTGGAGTAATCCCCCCAGTCTCTTACCCAATGCTCAACCCCTAATTCAAAAGAATCTCGAAGGATGGTTTCGTCTGACAGCTTTAGAGCGATTGTATGAATTACAACAGCGCTCGGAGGCAGTATCAGAGGTGGTTGCCCAGCAACAGGAAGCGGGAGAGCAAGCGGTGGTGAAATTAGCCATTGTGGCAACTTTACCAGGTATTACGGGCTTGCTAGGCTTAGGATTATTGATTTTTGTCCTAGGGCAACGACTGATAAAAGGTAAGAATTCCCTTCTGGCACAAAATGAGGATATACCTTGGCAGACACCCTGGGATGGGGAAACCACCTTACAAGTCTATATATTTGGTTTTTTCTTCATTGGGCAAATTCTGGTTGGGCAGTTTGTTATGCCCATTCTGGTATCAATTTTACCTTTTCCCCGTCCGATTACGGATGTAAGGATTCAAGCTTTTTTCGTATTTCTGAGTTATTTAATTGTTGCCTCTGGGGCGATCGCTGTCTTGTTTGCGACAATTAAGCCCTATTTTCCCCTATCTCCTGATTGGTTCCGTTTTCAGTTACGCAGTCGTTGGTTCCTCTGGGGGTTAGGTGGTTACTGTGCAGCTTTACCGATTGTGGTGATTATTTCCCTGGTAAATCAAAAATTTTGGCAGGGGCAAGGAGGCAGTAATCCCCTGTTACAGTTGGTATTGTCTAGCCATAGCAACATAGCTTTGTTCTTATTTTTCTTTACAGCCGCGATCGCCGCTCCGGTATTTGAAGAATTCCTGTTTCGTGGCTTTTTGCTACCTTCCCTAACTCGCTATATGTCTGTGTGGGGAGCAATTCTGATCAGCAGCTTAGTCTTTGCGGTGGCACACTTGAGCCTGTCGGAAATTTTACCGCTCTTTGCCCTAGGGGTGGTTTTGGGTGTAGTCTATACGCGATCGCGCAATCTTCTTGCCTCAATGTTACTTCACAGTTTGTGGAACAGTGGCACTCTTCTCAGTCTATTTGTTTTGGGTAGCAGTAACCAGTAA
- the coaD gene encoding pantetheine-phosphate adenylyltransferase yields MIAIYPGSFDPITLGHLDIIQRGAKLFDQVVVAVLRNPNKAPLFTVQRRLEQIRTSTKHLTNVEADAFDGLTVNYAQMRQACVLLRGLRAISDFEVELQMAHTNKTLSTEIETVFLATSNEYSFLSSSVVKEIAKFGGSVDHLVPPHVALDIYQCYAQNHPVSNQITTESTKPLQS; encoded by the coding sequence GTGATTGCCATTTATCCCGGTAGCTTTGACCCCATCACCCTCGGACACCTCGATATTATCCAACGTGGTGCCAAACTTTTTGATCAGGTGGTTGTGGCAGTTTTGCGAAATCCTAATAAAGCACCCCTGTTTACAGTGCAGCGAAGGTTGGAACAGATTCGCACTTCGACAAAACATTTAACCAATGTGGAAGCAGATGCCTTTGACGGTTTAACTGTTAACTATGCTCAGATGCGCCAAGCTTGCGTATTGTTGCGGGGGTTACGTGCTATTTCTGACTTCGAGGTGGAGCTACAAATGGCGCATACCAATAAAACTCTCTCAACAGAAATTGAAACTGTTTTTTTAGCGACCTCAAACGAGTATAGTTTTTTAAGTAGTAGTGTGGTAAAAGAGATTGCAAAGTTTGGCGGCTCTGTCGATCATCTTGTCCCCCCACACGTTGCCCTGGATATTTACCAATGCTACGCCCAAAACCATCCAGTATCGAACCAAATTACAACAGAATCAACGAAACCCCTCCAGAGTTAG
- a CDS encoding TM2 domain-containing protein, whose protein sequence is MANLTPSHATKQILAGYTGIIFGGFGVHKFILGYTVEAVIVLIVSVVGGYFTYGLTLLIMQFVGLIEGMIYLNKSHDEFVNTYFVNRQGWF, encoded by the coding sequence ATGGCAAATCTAACTCCTAGTCATGCGACTAAACAAATCTTAGCTGGATATACTGGTATTATTTTTGGTGGTTTTGGTGTCCATAAATTTATCCTTGGTTATACAGTGGAAGCTGTAATAGTTTTGATAGTTTCTGTTGTTGGAGGCTATTTTACCTATGGCTTAACGCTACTCATTATGCAATTTGTAGGTTTAATTGAGGGGATGATTTATTTAAATAAATCCCATGATGAGTTTGTCAATACCTATTTTGTCAATCGTCAAGGATGGTTTTAG
- a CDS encoding TIGR01777 family oxidoreductase, with amino-acid sequence MKVAISGATGFVGSRLVERLHKEGMGVVVLTRNTAHARKVFPTEAFGNVELVAYTPTESGIWQEAIAGCDAVVNLTGEPIGEGRWTTERKQEIINSRQLTTQKIVEAIGKANPRPQVLINTSAIGYYGTSETATFDENSAAGNDFLAEVCQTWEREASKVTDAGVRLVVLRFGIVLGLGGALGKMITPFKLFAGGPLGTGKQWFSWIHLDDVVNLIIQAIANPQMSGVYNATAPNPVRMNELCNTMGKVMNRPSWLPVPALALEAMLGDGAIIVLEGQQVLPKRTLESGFKFKYPNLQPALADILK; translated from the coding sequence ATGAAAGTAGCAATTAGTGGAGCAACAGGATTTGTCGGTAGTCGTTTAGTGGAACGACTTCACAAGGAAGGTATGGGCGTGGTAGTTTTGACTCGGAATACTGCCCATGCTCGTAAGGTGTTTCCGACTGAGGCTTTTGGCAATGTGGAGTTAGTTGCCTATACTCCCACCGAATCGGGGATATGGCAAGAGGCGATCGCCGGATGTGATGCGGTTGTTAACTTGACTGGTGAACCCATCGGTGAAGGACGTTGGACGACTGAACGTAAGCAGGAAATCATTAATAGTCGCCAATTAACCACCCAAAAGATTGTGGAAGCCATAGGCAAAGCCAATCCTCGACCCCAGGTTTTAATTAATACTTCTGCTATTGGTTACTACGGTACTAGTGAGACTGCCACCTTTGATGAGAATAGCGCTGCGGGCAATGATTTCCTCGCCGAAGTCTGTCAAACTTGGGAAAGGGAAGCTAGCAAGGTGACTGATGCTGGTGTGCGATTAGTGGTGCTGCGTTTTGGGATTGTTTTGGGTTTAGGTGGTGCTTTGGGTAAAATGATTACCCCCTTTAAATTATTTGCCGGTGGTCCCTTGGGTACCGGTAAGCAGTGGTTTTCCTGGATTCATCTAGATGATGTGGTGAATTTGATTATTCAGGCGATCGCCAATCCCCAAATGTCTGGAGTATATAATGCAACAGCTCCTAACCCGGTACGGATGAACGAACTGTGCAACACCATGGGAAAAGTGATGAATCGTCCCTCCTGGCTCCCGGTTCCTGCCCTGGCTTTAGAAGCAATGCTGGGGGATGGAGCGATTATTGTTTTGGAAGGGCAACAAGTTTTACCAAAAAGAACTCTCGAAAGTGGTTTTAAATTTAAGTATCCAAATTTACAACCTGCCCTTGCCGATATTTTAAAGTGA